Proteins encoded within one genomic window of Chloroflexota bacterium:
- a CDS encoding helix-turn-helix domain-containing protein produces MDFLTSSTYQTSPQQLADFLAAGSGPTIALLPKSTNARKMAEILVAMANSSGGMLVLGVTPSGRLVGLDSPPVSQEKAMEAILMADPPLVLPVPEVVQLDGVALLVVHVPPGLSHVYNLKGRYLTREGKANRQLTTTELRGLLQNRGNVSFESLPVREATLEDLNESQAGRYLERLAGLTASSMSDALLSRGCLRRTDEGTLVPTYAGILLFGRNPQQYLPSAEIIAVRYAGTSMGDEFVREDIKGTLPEQIRRAEAFIGTNIRKGMRISGFTREELPEYPVSVAREAVVNAVAHRNYGLRGDGIRLLMFGDRLEVYSPGRLAGHVTLANLVEERFSRNEVIVQVLSDLGFIERLGYGIDRMIAAMREAHLPAPRFEETVAGFRVTLLGQGDDLVSSEPDSQRWGNELLNPRQEQALAYLSKNGRITNRDYQQLCPDVSPETIRRDLADLVERGVLLKIGEKRATYYILR; encoded by the coding sequence ATGGACTTCCTGACATCGTCAACTTACCAGACTTCTCCCCAACAACTGGCCGACTTTCTGGCGGCAGGCAGTGGCCCAACCATCGCCTTGTTGCCGAAGTCGACCAACGCGCGCAAGATGGCAGAGATACTGGTGGCCATGGCCAACAGTTCGGGCGGCATGCTGGTGTTGGGCGTTACTCCTTCCGGACGGCTCGTTGGACTGGATTCCCCACCGGTCTCCCAGGAAAAGGCAATGGAGGCCATTTTGATGGCGGATCCGCCCCTGGTACTGCCCGTGCCCGAGGTGGTCCAACTGGACGGGGTTGCCCTTTTAGTCGTGCACGTACCGCCGGGCCTGTCTCATGTGTACAATTTGAAGGGCCGCTATCTGACCCGCGAGGGAAAGGCAAACAGGCAACTTACCACAACGGAGCTGCGGGGACTCCTGCAGAACCGGGGCAACGTGAGCTTCGAGTCCCTTCCTGTCCGCGAGGCGACACTGGAGGATCTGAATGAGAGCCAGGCGGGCCGCTACCTGGAGCGACTGGCAGGTCTGACAGCATCTTCGATGTCCGATGCGCTTCTGAGCCGCGGCTGTCTCCGGCGGACCGATGAAGGCACTCTTGTGCCTACCTACGCGGGCATCCTGCTGTTCGGGCGTAATCCACAGCAGTATTTGCCCTCGGCCGAGATCATTGCCGTTCGCTACGCTGGAACATCCATGGGCGATGAGTTTGTCCGTGAGGACATCAAGGGTACCTTGCCGGAGCAGATACGGCGCGCCGAAGCCTTTATTGGAACCAACATCCGCAAGGGGATGCGAATCAGTGGTTTTACCCGGGAAGAGCTTCCTGAATATCCCGTCTCAGTGGCCCGCGAGGCGGTGGTCAACGCAGTAGCCCATCGCAACTATGGTTTGCGGGGCGACGGCATCCGGCTGTTGATGTTCGGCGATCGTTTGGAAGTATATAGCCCAGGCCGGCTGGCCGGTCACGTTACCCTGGCAAACCTGGTCGAGGAGCGCTTCAGCCGCAACGAAGTCATCGTGCAGGTGCTCAGCGATTTGGGTTTTATTGAACGGCTGGGCTACGGTATCGACCGCATGATCGCAGCCATGCGGGAAGCCCACTTACCTGCACCAAGATTCGAGGAAACTGTGGCAGGTTTTCGAGTAACACTGTTAGGGCAGGGCGACGACCTGGTCAGCAGCGAACCGGACAGCCAGCGCTGGGGAAATGAATTGTTGAATCCAAGACAGGAGCAAGCGCTGGCCTATCTTTCCAAGAACGGTCGCATTACCAATCGCGATTATCAGCAGCTCTGCCCGGATGTCAGCCCCGAGACTATTCGGCGAGACCTTGCGGATTTGGTGGAGCGAGGTGTTCTGCTGAAGATCGGCGAGAAGCGAGCCACCTATTACATTCTGAGATAG
- a CDS encoding Gfo/Idh/MocA family oxidoreductase — translation MKTTIIGCGGMARHHLRNILEYFPGTRIPVVCEPSAREYLATIQLFEDAGRDVPVNEPDLDRLLAQYGDDLHAAFIVTPHALHHDQARASLEAGLDVLLEKPMVMTAAEAESLIATRDRMGKQMVVAFQGSLSPQIRRASEMLRAGELGEILTISGVIWQNWGQLAANTWRQEPKLSGGGFMFDSGAHLLNTVADLAGEDFVEVAAWLDNRGRQVDVLGVVMGRLQSGALVSLNACGDTVPSCASDIRVQCTEGMLRTGAWGRFLEAFFDGEEEWQPVDVPESFGVWEQFLAVREGKIENPSPPEVGLRMARLWDAIRASAAQDGKLVRVQ, via the coding sequence ATGAAAACAACAATCATCGGATGCGGCGGCATGGCCCGTCACCACCTGCGCAACATTCTGGAGTACTTTCCCGGGACAAGGATTCCGGTGGTTTGCGAACCATCGGCAAGGGAGTATCTGGCGACCATTCAACTCTTCGAAGATGCGGGCCGGGATGTGCCGGTCAACGAACCTGACCTGGATCGGCTATTGGCTCAATACGGCGATGATTTGCACGCCGCGTTTATCGTCACGCCCCACGCCCTGCACCACGATCAGGCCCGGGCATCTCTGGAAGCAGGACTTGATGTGCTGCTGGAAAAGCCAATGGTAATGACGGCTGCAGAGGCCGAGAGTCTGATAGCGACCCGGGATCGTATGGGAAAACAAATGGTTGTCGCCTTCCAGGGCAGCCTGTCGCCTCAGATTCGTCGCGCCTCGGAGATGCTGCGAGCGGGTGAGCTGGGCGAGATTCTGACCATCAGTGGGGTGATCTGGCAGAACTGGGGCCAGCTGGCAGCCAACACCTGGCGGCAGGAACCGAAGCTCTCCGGCGGCGGCTTCATGTTCGACTCCGGTGCTCACCTGCTGAACACCGTTGCTGATCTGGCCGGCGAGGACTTTGTCGAGGTGGCTGCCTGGTTGGATAACCGCGGCCGGCAGGTGGATGTTCTCGGCGTGGTCATGGGGCGTCTGCAGTCGGGGGCCTTGGTCAGCCTCAATGCCTGCGGCGATACCGTACCCAGTTGTGCCTCCGATATCCGCGTGCAATGCACCGAGGGGATGTTACGAACGGGGGCCTGGGGCCGCTTTCTCGAGGCCTTTTTCGATGGCGAGGAAGAATGGCAGCCAGTCGATGTTCCTGAGTCGTTCGGGGTATGGGAACAATTCCTGGCAGTGCGGGAGGGAAAGATCGAGAATCCATCTCCTCCCGAGGTCGGGTTGCGCATGGCGCGGCTGTGGGATGCCATTCGGGCTTCTGCTGCCCAGGATGGCAAGCTGGTGAGGGTACAATGA
- a CDS encoding cyclophilin-like fold protein, with protein MNAITIRCGGLAVPAELGSGPTAHQVWRALPLEGRANIWGDEIYFEIPLVAEQEGDARAEVSVGELGYWPVGRAFCIFFGPTPVSVDEKPRAYSPVNILGRVIGDATLFRIVRNGELVRIEKGAPVGEP; from the coding sequence ATGAACGCGATTACGATTCGCTGTGGTGGGCTTGCTGTACCCGCCGAGCTTGGCAGTGGTCCCACGGCTCACCAGGTCTGGCGGGCGCTGCCGCTTGAGGGTCGTGCCAACATCTGGGGCGACGAGATCTATTTCGAGATTCCGCTGGTTGCAGAACAGGAGGGAGACGCCCGCGCCGAAGTCTCTGTGGGAGAACTGGGTTACTGGCCGGTGGGGCGGGCATTCTGCATCTTTTTCGGTCCTACGCCTGTCAGTGTCGATGAAAAACCGCGTGCCTACAGCCCGGTGAACATCCTTGGGCGGGTCATCGGCGACGCCACCCTGTTTCGCATCGTTCGAAATGGCGAGTTGGTACGGATTGAGAAAGGCGCGCCTGTTGGCGAACCATGA
- a CDS encoding uroporphyrinogen decarboxylase family protein encodes MNSRERVQLALSGGVPDRSPFAMGFFRQSLPGIGDLDEVFGSDVRFAEFKAPTGQGGFLRYLQGLPEDVHVGNMAQLRTYHEWAYHPERGTSRPLSEIQTVEELGRFNFPDLNDPGRYAGLAEQVQAWHDRGLAVAGSPPHLGGELFETAWRLRGFENFLLDLLERQELAHYLLDQLTAMLIHSVVILAQAGIDILLLDDDVAMPTGLMIAPDLWRTFFKHRLARTIELARQASPDLLIFYHSDGDYSMLIADLIQIGVDVINPVQPDCMDALAIREAFGQEVALWGTVGSAWLWDRGTPEQIRADVQYRIETLGQTRLLVSPAYDIDFAPRENIEAFVAAVREGR; translated from the coding sequence ATGAACTCACGGGAACGAGTACAGCTGGCATTGAGCGGCGGGGTTCCCGATCGATCACCCTTTGCCATGGGCTTTTTTCGGCAATCTTTGCCGGGCATCGGGGATCTCGATGAGGTTTTCGGCAGCGATGTGCGCTTCGCAGAGTTCAAAGCGCCCACGGGACAGGGTGGGTTCCTGAGATATCTGCAGGGCTTGCCGGAGGATGTGCACGTCGGCAACATGGCGCAGTTGCGCACCTATCACGAGTGGGCCTATCATCCGGAGCGGGGTACCAGCAGGCCCTTGAGCGAGATTCAAACGGTCGAGGAACTGGGCCGCTTCAACTTTCCCGATTTGAACGATCCTGGCCGCTACGCCGGGCTGGCAGAACAGGTTCAGGCCTGGCACGATCGGGGCCTGGCAGTGGCGGGATCGCCGCCCCACCTGGGAGGTGAGCTTTTCGAGACCGCCTGGCGGCTGCGTGGCTTTGAAAACTTCCTGCTGGACCTGCTGGAGCGGCAAGAGCTGGCCCACTATCTGCTGGACCAATTGACGGCCATGTTGATTCACAGTGTTGTCATTCTTGCCCAGGCGGGCATCGATATATTGCTGCTGGACGACGATGTGGCCATGCCTACCGGCCTGATGATCGCCCCCGATCTATGGCGCACGTTTTTTAAACACCGCTTGGCTCGCACGATCGAGTTAGCCCGGCAGGCCTCCCCGGATCTGTTGATCTTCTATCACAGCGATGGCGATTATTCGATGTTGATTGCTGATCTGATCCAGATTGGTGTGGACGTGATCAATCCGGTTCAGCCCGACTGCATGGATGCGCTCGCAATTCGGGAGGCCTTCGGCCAGGAGGTGGCACTCTGGGGCACCGTCGGAAGCGCCTGGCTCTGGGACCGGGGCACGCCTGAGCAGATCAGGGCCGATGTTCAGTATCGCATCGAAACCCTGGGGCAAACACGACTACTTGTGTCGCCTGCCTACGATATCGACTTCGCGCCGCGGGAGAACATCGAGGCCTTCGTGGCGGCCGTGCGCGAGGGGCGGTGA
- the amrB gene encoding AmmeMemoRadiSam system protein B, producing MAKNGKTPSLPKMRAVDASPFTQNGEPALLLRDPLQLSGNYMVLPRELGPALMLLDGTMEMDAIRAALLVRYGMPVSADLLEHLITLLDENFMLENRRSDAAHLRSREIYRRAPFRTPALADQSYPADPTRLKTLFDGYLAQTNGKLPTPTTGKGVISPHIDYPRGGPVYAAVWKHAAEMANAADLIVLLGTDHYSIDDRITLTRQHYSTPFGVLPTHQGIVDSLAEAIGPEQAFAGELRNLGEHSLELVATWLHHMRGGRPVEMVPILTGSFVDMIVGKKNPAHDPTLNRFLRTLRKEIAGRNVLVVASGDLSHVGPAFGGMPLDASGKAGIKGADDELIGKLVEGNADGFYSAIRRIQDRNNVCGVAPFYLMLRLLGESEGILTSYDQCPADEHDTSLVSVCGMILS from the coding sequence ATGGCCAAGAACGGAAAAACCCCCTCCTTGCCGAAAATGCGGGCAGTTGATGCCAGCCCCTTCACTCAGAATGGTGAGCCCGCACTGCTTCTCAGAGATCCCTTGCAACTCAGCGGAAACTATATGGTCTTGCCCAGGGAATTGGGTCCGGCCCTGATGCTGCTGGACGGTACCATGGAAATGGACGCCATCAGGGCGGCCCTGCTGGTGCGTTACGGCATGCCCGTTTCGGCCGATCTGTTGGAGCATCTCATTACCCTGCTTGACGAGAACTTCATGCTGGAGAACCGGCGCTCCGATGCAGCGCATCTTCGCTCTCGCGAGATCTATCGGCGGGCTCCCTTCCGGACTCCGGCCCTGGCAGATCAGTCCTATCCGGCCGATCCGACCCGGCTGAAGACTCTTTTCGACGGCTATCTGGCACAAACCAATGGCAAGTTGCCCACGCCGACAACCGGCAAGGGTGTCATTAGTCCCCATATCGACTATCCCCGAGGGGGCCCAGTTTATGCAGCGGTATGGAAGCATGCTGCTGAGATGGCGAATGCAGCTGATTTGATAGTCCTGTTAGGGACCGATCACTACAGCATCGACGACCGGATTACCCTGACCCGTCAACACTATTCGACACCGTTCGGTGTATTGCCGACCCATCAGGGGATCGTCGATTCTCTGGCTGAAGCCATTGGACCGGAGCAGGCTTTCGCCGGCGAGTTGCGCAATCTGGGCGAACATTCGTTGGAGTTGGTCGCAACCTGGTTGCACCACATGCGCGGAGGTCGGCCTGTCGAGATGGTGCCGATTCTGACCGGCTCCTTTGTGGATATGATCGTGGGGAAAAAGAACCCAGCCCATGATCCCACTTTGAACCGATTCCTGCGCACGCTGCGGAAGGAAATTGCCGGCCGGAATGTACTGGTGGTGGCATCAGGCGATCTCTCCCATGTGGGTCCCGCTTTCGGCGGCATGCCGCTGGACGCCTCAGGAAAAGCGGGCATCAAGGGGGCCGACGACGAGTTGATCGGTAAACTCGTCGAGGGGAACGCCGATGGTTTCTACAGCGCTATCCGACGTATTCAGGACCGCAACAATGTCTGCGGTGTCGCGCCCTTCTACCTGATGCTGAGGCTTCTTGGGGAAAGCGAGGGCATTTTGACCTCCTACGATCAGTGCCCGGCCGATGAGCACGACACCTCGCTTGTTTCAGTTTGCGGCATGATCTTGAGCTGA
- a CDS encoding GNAT family N-acetyltransferase, whose protein sequence is MLTRSIKQSEIPVVADIQARAFRSDAARYREVYRSGGRVGWRNLRLLESDAGEAVAVSKVFHRNMSLNGGVLPAGLIGSVAVAPEHRRRGHAGRMMDSLLSEFYDLGTPISLLFPFSATWYRNRGYGMANFNRYIEIPPRLIPDYPERLLVRRARPGDRSNMRILYENSLGDPRNNGWLSRGDWEWENRLWSKEDYEIVVYEGNAGVEGYLVYWLVWNDDMSQAKVIEWVWQNDEAWRGLAGFLSALGDQFRTVAMNAAAHEPLLTALSPPYDPSTGTVEFVFFPNSRVISGFMLRVVHIKNALRQRSFPPDVTAHFHLSIEDAQLPGNTRPLCVHIADGSAGVQELDGSPPAEERQLMVETDIATFSELYTGLVSAEQARTVGRLLATDDVCNKLTSSFRTAPLNMWPTDWF, encoded by the coding sequence ATGCTTACCAGATCAATCAAACAATCAGAGATTCCTGTCGTTGCCGATATCCAGGCCCGCGCCTTTCGGAGCGACGCGGCACGGTATCGGGAGGTCTACCGCAGCGGGGGACGGGTTGGCTGGAGAAATCTGCGGCTCTTGGAAAGTGATGCAGGCGAAGCGGTGGCGGTATCGAAAGTCTTTCACCGGAATATGAGCCTCAACGGCGGTGTGTTGCCTGCCGGCCTCATCGGAAGTGTTGCAGTAGCGCCAGAGCATCGGCGACGGGGTCATGCGGGGCGGATGATGGATTCGCTGCTGTCGGAGTTCTACGATCTGGGCACGCCGATCTCTCTGCTTTTCCCATTTTCGGCCACATGGTACCGAAACCGGGGCTACGGCATGGCAAACTTCAACCGCTACATCGAGATTCCACCCCGCCTGATTCCCGACTATCCGGAACGTTTGCTCGTGCGCCGCGCAAGGCCGGGAGACCGCTCCAATATGCGTATTCTCTATGAAAACTCCCTTGGCGATCCCCGCAACAACGGCTGGTTATCGCGGGGCGACTGGGAGTGGGAAAACCGGCTCTGGTCCAAAGAGGACTACGAGATAGTTGTGTATGAAGGCAACGCCGGGGTAGAGGGCTACCTGGTTTACTGGCTGGTCTGGAATGACGACATGAGCCAGGCCAAGGTGATCGAATGGGTATGGCAGAACGACGAGGCCTGGCGGGGGTTGGCAGGATTTCTCTCGGCACTGGGGGACCAGTTCCGGACTGTGGCAATGAACGCGGCTGCCCATGAACCCCTGCTGACGGCGCTTTCTCCCCCCTACGACCCGAGCACCGGTACAGTGGAGTTTGTCTTCTTTCCCAATTCCCGGGTGATCAGCGGCTTTATGCTCCGCGTTGTGCATATAAAAAACGCCCTGCGGCAACGATCCTTTCCCCCCGATGTGACTGCCCACTTCCACCTTTCGATCGAGGACGCTCAACTGCCGGGAAACACCCGGCCACTGTGTGTTCACATCGCCGACGGCAGTGCCGGCGTACAGGAACTGGACGGTTCCCCGCCCGCCGAAGAGAGGCAGTTAATGGTGGAAACCGACATTGCCACGTTCAGCGAACTCTACACCGGTCTGGTGAGCGCTGAGCAGGCAAGAACGGTGGGCCGACTCCTTGCGACCGACGATGTTTGCAATAAACTTACGTCGTCTTTCCGGACAGCCCCACTGAACATGTGGCCCACCGATTGGTTTTGA